The region GGAGAAAGTCAAAGACGAGGTAGCGCGCCTGATGCGGTCCGAACACATTGAAAAAACGGACGATCCTCGCGTCCAGGCCGTACTCGCGGCGGTAGAGGTCGACGTAGCTCTCGGCGGCGAGCTTGGAGACGCCGTAATGGCTGGTGGGCAGGAGCGGATGCCCTTCGTCCATGGGCACGTAGCGGGGCGTCCCGTACACAAAGGCGGTCGAGGCCTGCAGGAAGCGCGCGGAGCGCTCGCGGGCCAAACCGAGCAGGTTGACCGTGCCCAAGACGTTGGTGCTCAGGTCGAAGGCGGGTTCGCTGGCGGAGCGGGGCACGCTGGCGTTGGCCGCGAGGTGAAAGATGCGCGCGATCTCGAAGCGCGCCAGCCGCGGCCACCAGTCCCTGGAGCGGATGTCCCCCTGGACGAGCTCGACATGGGGGAGCGACCTCGCCAGGTTGCCCGCGTGATCACCCGCCGAAGCGCTGACGACGATCACCCTGCGCCCCGAGGTGACGAGGCGATCGACCAGATGGGAGCCGATGAAGCCGCTGCCCCCGGTGACTAGATCAAAAGCCGCCACGCCGGCCTCCTTTCGGAAGGGCCCCGGGCCATGTCGGAAGGGCCCCGGGCCATGGCGCCTTTGCCGGTGCGGCGTGACGCTCGGCAAGCGAGCCGGCGGGCGCCCATCAGCCCTGCTGGCGCGATACGCAGTCGAGGTCCGCTGCGACCATCAGGCGGACGAGCTCGTCGAAGCTGGTCCGCTGTTGCCAGCCCAGCACGCGCCTGGCCTTGCTCGGGTCGCCCAGGAGCAGATCGACCTCGGCGGGTCTCATGAAGGCCGGGTCGATGACCACGTGGTCTTGCCAGGTGAGCCCGGCGGCGGCGAAGGCCGCGGCGACGAAGTCCTCCACGGTGTGGGTTTCCCCGGTGGCGAGGACGAAGTCACCCGGTTGGTCTTGCTGCAGCATGAGCCACATGCCCTCGACGTACTCCTTGGCGTAGCCCCAGTCGCGCTTGGCCTCCAAGTTGCCCAGGCGAAGTTCCGTTTGCAGGCCGCGCTTGATGCGGGCGGCGGCCAGGCTGATCTTCCTGGTGACGAACTCGACGCCGCGCAGCGGGCTCTCGTGGTTGAAGAGGATGCCCGAAGAGGCGTGCAGGTCGTAAGCCTCGCGGTAGTTGACGGTGATCCAGTGGCCGTAGAGCTTGGCGACGCCGTAAGGGCTGCGCGGGTGGAAGGCGGTGGTCTCGCTCTGCGGAACGGCCTGCGCCTTGCCGAACATCTCGCTGCTCGAGGCCTGATAGAACCTGATCCGCGGGTTCACCGCGCGGACCGCCTCGAGCAGCCGCGCCACGCCCAGGCCGGTGATGTCGCCGGTCATGAGCGGTTGCTCAAAGGACAGCGCCACGAAAGACTGCGCGGCCAGGTTGTAGACCTCGTCGGGCTGGTGCTCGTCGAGCGCCCGGATCATGCCGCCGCCATCGGCCAGGTCGAAGTCGGCAAAGGCGATCCTCTCGGTGATGCCCAGGAGGTCGAGCCGCTGACGGTTCCTGGTGCTGGCGCGGCGCTCGGCGCCGACGACCGTATAGCCCTTCTCGAGCAGCAAGGCGGCGAGATAGGCGCCGTCCTGGCCGGTAATCCCCGTGATGAGCGCGCGCTTTGTCACCCTGGTTTCTCCTCCTTTGGCTAAGCCCAGAAGCTCGCCGGTGCCGAGGACGCCGGCGCCAGGCCCTGCCTGGCCTCGCCCCAGGCGCTTATGATGGCAACCACAAGCGCCCTCGTCAGCGCCCTATCCCGTTGAATCCTCAGCCCGCGCGGCCGCCTACTTGTCTCCCTCGGGGTTGTAGCGCAAGAAGGCGGGAATGTCGTAGTTGCTGGGGTCGTAGCTCCGGCCGCCGGCGTTGGCGCGCAGCTGGCTGGGGCGGAGGATCTTCATCTGCGGGTTGTGGTCGAAGCCCGCCGCGATCACCGTCACCCGCACCTCGTCCGAGGCCGCATCGTCGTAGGTCACGCCGAAGAGCACGTTGACGTCCTCGACCTCGGTGGCCTCGCTGATCTTCTCGACGATCTCGTTGGCGTCGAAGAGGGTGAGCTCCTCGGAGCCGGTGATGTTGATGAGGAGCTGGTGCGCGCCCTCGACGCCGCGCGCCAGGAGGGGACTGTGGGTGGCGCTCTTGGCGGCCTCCTCGACGAGGCGCTCGCCCGAGCCCGCGCCGATGCCCATCAGGACCGTGCCGGCGCCGGTAAGGAGCGTGCGCACGTCGGCGAAGTCGACGTTGATGAGGCCGGGCATGTTGATCACGTCGCTGATGCCCTTGACGCCGTGGTAGAGCACCCGGTCGGCGACGCGAAAGGCGTCGGAGAGCTTGACCTTGCGGTCCAGGGCCGAGAGGAGGCGCTGGTTCTCGACGACGATCAGCGCGTCGACGCGCTCCTCGAGTTTGCGCAGGCCCTCCTCGGCGGCGCGCATGCGCTTGGGCCCTTCGAACTGGAAGGGCGAGGTGACCACGGCCACCGTCAAGGCGCCCACTTCCCTGGCCACCTCGGCGATGATGGGCGCGCTGCCGGTGCCGGTGCCGCCGCCCATGCCCGCGGTGATGAAGACCAGGTCCGAGCCGACCAGGTGCTCGGAAATGCGGTCGCGGTCCTCGACGGCGGCCTTTTCGCCTATCTCGGGGCTGGCACCGGCGCCAAGGCCCTTGGTGAGCCGGTCGCCCATCTGCACGCGGGTGTCGGCCAGGCTGGTGGCCAGGACCTGGGCGTCGGTGTTGGCGGCGATAAACTCGACGCCCTGGAGCCCGGACTCGATCATGCGGTTGACGGCATTGTTGCCGCCGCCGCCCAACCCGATCACCCGAATAACTGCGTTGTCCATCATGGTTGTCCCCTTGCCTTTCTACAACTT is a window of Deinococcota bacterium DNA encoding:
- the ftsZ gene encoding cell division protein FtsZ, which codes for MDNAVIRVIGLGGGGNNAVNRMIESGLQGVEFIAANTDAQVLATSLADTRVQMGDRLTKGLGAGASPEIGEKAAVEDRDRISEHLVGSDLVFITAGMGGGTGTGSAPIIAEVAREVGALTVAVVTSPFQFEGPKRMRAAEEGLRKLEERVDALIVVENQRLLSALDRKVKLSDAFRVADRVLYHGVKGISDVINMPGLINVDFADVRTLLTGAGTVLMGIGAGSGERLVEEAAKSATHSPLLARGVEGAHQLLINITGSEELTLFDANEIVEKISEATEVEDVNVLFGVTYDDAASDEVRVTVIAAGFDHNPQMKILRPSQLRANAGGRSYDPSNYDIPAFLRYNPEGDK
- a CDS encoding GDP-mannose 4,6-dehydratase translates to MAAFDLVTGGSGFIGSHLVDRLVTSGRRVIVVSASAGDHAGNLARSLPHVELVQGDIRSRDWWPRLARFEIARIFHLAANASVPRSASEPAFDLSTNVLGTVNLLGLARERSARFLQASTAFVYGTPRYVPMDEGHPLLPTSHYGVSKLAAESYVDLYRREYGLDARIVRFFNVFGPHQARYLVFDFLHKATAPGGVFEVLGSGAQVRSQLFVSDAVQAILLVTEGGDAQPYNIGSERGLSVLELARMILEITGRQKRLETTGQSWPGDIPVLVPDISRLKGLGFQPEVSLEAGLHKVWQWWQARGQAASGPS
- the gmd gene encoding GDP-mannose 4,6-dehydratase, producing the protein MTKRALITGITGQDGAYLAALLLEKGYTVVGAERRASTRNRQRLDLLGITERIAFADFDLADGGGMIRALDEHQPDEVYNLAAQSFVALSFEQPLMTGDITGLGVARLLEAVRAVNPRIRFYQASSSEMFGKAQAVPQSETTAFHPRSPYGVAKLYGHWITVNYREAYDLHASSGILFNHESPLRGVEFVTRKISLAAARIKRGLQTELRLGNLEAKRDWGYAKEYVEGMWLMLQQDQPGDFVLATGETHTVEDFVAAAFAAAGLTWQDHVVIDPAFMRPAEVDLLLGDPSKARRVLGWQQRTSFDELVRLMVAADLDCVSRQQG